CCAGCGGGCGCACGGTGGTCTCCCGCCGCTGCAAGATCTCGGTGGAGGCCCAGAACGCCTCGCAGTTCACGGTGGAGCCTTCCCATGTGGAAGTCATGGTGGAGGTGCCCGAGGCCCTGGCCCGCAACACCTCCTATCTCAAACGGCTGGAAGTGATGGTCGTCCCGCCGGCCCTGGAGCCGGGGCAGAAGGGCACGGCGGAACCGCGCATCCAGCTGCCGGAAGGCATGACCATCTTGAATCCCTCGTTCGACAGCGTTACCATTACCCGCAAGAAGTAGCCTCCGGCGCATGGCACCGGCAAGGAGAACACATGGCAGAACGTCTTTTCGGCACCGATGGCCTGCGTGGCCCTGTCAATATCTATCCCATGACCGTGGATGTGGCCCTGCGCCTGGGCCTGGCCGCGGGGGTGCGCTTCCGCAAGGGCTCGCACCAGCACCGCGTGGTCATCGGCAAGGATACCCGCCTGTCGGGCTACATGTTCGAGTCCGCCCTCACGGCGGGCCTGTGCGCCGCCGGCATGCACGTCATCATGACCGGGCCCCTGCCCACGCCCGCCATCTCCTTCCTGACCCGCAACATGCGGGCGGACCTGGGGGTGGTCATCTCCGCCTCGCACAATCCCTATTCGGACAACGGCATCAAGTTCTTCGATGCCGACGGCTTCAAGCTGCCTGACGAGGTGGAGAACGAGATCTCCGCCATGGTGCTCGATCCCGACATGCGCTGGCCCTATCCCGATTCCGACCGGGTCGGCCGCGCCAGCAAGATCGAAGACGCCGGCGGCCGCTACATCGTGTACACCAAGAGCTGCTTCCCGGCCCATCTGACCCTGTCCGGCCTGCGCATCGTCATCGACTGCGCCAACGGCGCGGCCTACAAGGTGGCCCCCCTGGCCCTGGAAGAACTGGGCGCGGAAGTCTTCCGTCTGGGGACCGGCCCCAACGGGACCAACATCAACGATCACTGCGGCTCCCTGCATCCCGAGACCCTGGCCGCCAAGGTGCGCGAAGTGCGCGCGGACGTGGGCCTGGCCCTGGACGGTGACGCCGACCGCCTCATCGTGGTGGACGAAAAGGGCAACGTGCTGGACGGTGACCAGCTCATGGCCCTGGGTGCCCAGGCCATGATGGAGCGGGGCGAACTGCCCGGCAACATGCTGGTGGCCACGGCCATGAGCAATCTGGCGCTGGAGATATTCATGAAGGAGCGCGCCGGCACGCTGCTGCGCACCAAGGTGGGCGACCGCTACGTCATGGAAGCCATGCGCAAGACCGGCGCCATGCTGGGCGGCGAACAGTCCGGGCATCTCATCTACCGCCAGTACAGCACCACCGGTGACGGCCTGCTGGCGGCCCTGCAGCTGCTGCGCATCGTGCGCGAGAAGGAAAAGCCCCTGTCCGAGCTGGCGGGCCTGCTGCACCTCTTCCCGCAGAAGCTCATCAACGTGAGGGTGGAAAAGAAGCTGCCCTTCGAGGAGCGTCCCGCCATCGGCAAGGCTGTGGCCGACGTGGAAAAGGCCCTGGCCGGTCGCGGCCGTGTGCTGCTGCGCTATTCCGGCACCGAGGCCCTGTGCCGCGTCATGGTCGAGGCCGAGGATGAAGACAAGGTCGTCCGTTACGCGCGCGACCTGGCCGATGTGGTGAGCCGCGAGCTGCGCTAGTTTTTTGTCCTCTCCTGGAGGAGCTGATTCGTTCCGGGAGCTGCCGCGGCAGGCCCGTGACATGCTTTCGTCGAGAACCATGTCCCAAGCACAGCCCCGTGAGGGGCATGCGATGATGGAGGAGAACATGAAGGACATTCGTAAGGTTGTCATCCCCGTGGCCGGCTGGGGGACCCGTTCCCTGCCCGCGACCAAGAATATCCCCAAGGAAATGCTGCCCATCTACAACAAGCCCGTCATCCAGTATGTTGTGGAAGAGGCCCAGCGTGCCCATATCAAGGACGTGATCTTCGTCACTAACCGTGACAAGAACGTCATCGAGGACCACTTCGACCACAACCTGCAGCTCGAGGACGTGCTGGAACGTGCCGGCAAGCTGGACAAACTGGAAGAAGTGCGCCGGGTGGCGGAAATGGTCAACATCCTTTCCGTGCGCCAGAAGCGCCAGTTGGGGCTTGGCCATGCCGTCATGTGCGCGCGCGAGCTGGTGGGCGACGAGCC
This is a stretch of genomic DNA from Desulfovibrio piger. It encodes these proteins:
- the glmM gene encoding phosphoglucosamine mutase translates to MAERLFGTDGLRGPVNIYPMTVDVALRLGLAAGVRFRKGSHQHRVVIGKDTRLSGYMFESALTAGLCAAGMHVIMTGPLPTPAISFLTRNMRADLGVVISASHNPYSDNGIKFFDADGFKLPDEVENEISAMVLDPDMRWPYPDSDRVGRASKIEDAGGRYIVYTKSCFPAHLTLSGLRIVIDCANGAAYKVAPLALEELGAEVFRLGTGPNGTNINDHCGSLHPETLAAKVREVRADVGLALDGDADRLIVVDEKGNVLDGDQLMALGAQAMMERGELPGNMLVATAMSNLALEIFMKERAGTLLRTKVGDRYVMEAMRKTGAMLGGEQSGHLIYRQYSTTGDGLLAALQLLRIVREKEKPLSELAGLLHLFPQKLINVRVEKKLPFEERPAIGKAVADVEKALAGRGRVLLRYSGTEALCRVMVEAEDEDKVVRYARDLADVVSRELR